Proteins from a single region of Pangasianodon hypophthalmus isolate fPanHyp1 chromosome 7, fPanHyp1.pri, whole genome shotgun sequence:
- the sorbs2b gene encoding sorbin and SH3 domain-containing protein 2 isoform X13 yields MPDNPGKEFGIIAVPGPCDFKTTLEEKFFNMNTDSGGRAHKSTTLSLTLTPMKRVQSSPNLCGLAGTESPLTDSDMWWHYTAGDALRNGNMATSSLAAKGFRSVRPNLQDKKSPTPGLAPQRESSQLHPADCNPGTFSLHNYPTQCYDGPLLTTHNSFSRGAMSASSEQSSRGNQFSDSNTNDSKQPLSFSSFPRVCGPEKASIHPSPLDHLNSHAPVRQKKQHVASLSICITPRHQTEARYTQTLSLSPHTPPKRKDPLDSRTVFHPSLPPAVQQVAYPGPPLASCSPPNRPRFFTDYTCSSASDHHSLPLSHGLAYSNLDPYPPLSGCSSRAQSVSSMAMLEELRTCGIDSEGGSASPSPTHCQLSSSTDNMAIDIPTASSANGQMTVNGSVGVTTGLKSHLQRPFSPSTYPPLPSFSPSLTAMQQGRSTPAESISPVCATVGSVTSMHAPDDERRGTMGKTPHYSGIGPVDESGIPIATRTTVDRPKDWYKTMFKQIHVVHKPEFEYSGSRTATQPTMNDEKHSPTNNVQAHPAPKSNTYRPITKSISDNGTCGFRTSSSSSLPTSSSAQPLSQNRNIHQSGSSTPDMNQWGPPDRKVDTRKYRAEPRSIFDYEPGKSSILDQEKAKSNLTPEELALENEPWYKFFAELEFGRPPPKKRLDYDPESALRIRNETFLYQPSADRSFERPSSSASDNRTRRKSEPTASQSRPQSSLSSTQSIGKPMEIHAAHLPEPTRTSITQRKSLNTPSTSSLSRSKDQDTSRGYSYPDVGRQTPQSRRPTPEVREKLPARAIYDFKALTAKELSFNKGEIVYITRQIDNNWFEGEHHGKVGIFPISYVEKISPLDRHQPARPPPPAQSTEIGEAVARYNFSADTNVELSLRKGERVIVLRQVDQNWFAGKIPGTNKQGIFPVSYVDIIKKSPVKSPSQPPGVAHSSSSDRMHSRPSSARLMTCSPSSTPRQHTSPSLSSQRAAHLQAVTGEWLALTLGLSPSGTPAPTPPPLPSNFQLDYERLDSPAASASFTPCTLTPPLKEGHFVPISSPKSYMSPDPSPSPQAYLTSASFTPSPISPTFDSSPKCGSVIEVNTSLKPGLLEKEQHFSDSCGFDKLDSPRSCYPNYLVVYEPEEQPSSSGFPLSSRETEEDVCEELVSIIQASQAERPILETAEFHRQELTDDSDDLPKLFIEEDPSDDSRAYSDSQSSNTFTPVHLVCSEMSEHERPAQDPLEGGGEPFQALYNYMPRNEDELELKEGDIVDVMEKCDDGWFVGTSRRSKFFGTFPGNYVKRV; encoded by the exons ACAACCCGGGCAAGGAATTTGGTATAATAGCAGTACCAG GACCGTGTGATTTTAAGACCACACTAGAGGAAAAGTTCTTCAACATGAATACAG ACAGCGGAGGACGAGCTCACAAGAGCACCacgctctcactcactctaacCCCCATGAAGAGAGTCCAGAGTTCCCCAAACCTATGTGGGCTTGCAG GCACAGAATCTCCACTGACAGATTCAg ATATGTGGTGGCACTACACTGCTGGAGATGCTCTAAGAAATGGCAACATGGCCACTTCCTCTTTGGCGGCTAAAGGATTCAGAAGTGTTAGGCCCAACCTGCAGGATAAGAAGTCGCCCACTCCG GGCCTCGCTCCTCAGAGAGAGAGCTCTCAGCTGCATCCTGCTGACTGTAATCCAGGAACATTTAGCCTCCATAATTATCCCACACAATGCTATGATGGCCCACtgctcacaacacacaactcATTCTCCAGGGGAGCAATGTCTGCAAGCTCAGAGCAGAGCTCCAGAGGCAACCAGTTCTCTGACTCCAACACCAATGACTCTAAACAGCCTCTCAGCTTTAGCAGTTTCCCCAGGGTATGTGGCCCTGAGAAAGCTAGCATCCATCCATCGCCCTTAGATCACCTTAACTCACACGCCCCAGTTAGGCAGAAAAAGCAACATGTAGCCTCCCTGTCCATATGCATTACACCACGGCATCAGACAGAAGCCAGATACACACAGACTCTGTCTCTCAGCCCCCACACTCCACCCAAAAGGAAGGACCCTCTGGATTCCAGAACAGTCTTTCACCCTTCACTGCCCCCTGCAGTCCAACAAGTG GCCTACCCAGGACCACCGCTGGCCTCCTGCTCGCCCCCTAACAGGCCACGCTTCTTTACCGACTACACCTGCTCTAGTGCCTCTGACCACCATTCACTTCCTCTTTCCCATGGGCTTGCCTATTCCAACTTGGATCCATATCCACCTCTGAGTGGCTGTTCTTCTCGTGCTCAGAGTGTGTCTTCCATGGCCATGCTGGAGGAGCTGAGAACGTGTGGAATAGACTCGGAGGGAGGTTCTGCGTCCCCTTCACCCACCCACTGCCAGCTGAGCAGTTCCACTGACAACATGGCGATAGACATCCCTACAGCTAGCTCTGCTAAT GGCCAAATGACTGTAAATGGAAGTGTAGGTGTGACCACAGGCCTAAAGAGTCACCTCCAAAGACCCTTCTCCCCTTCCACGTATCCTCCTCTTCCCTCTTTCAGCCCTAGTCTCACAGCCATGCAGCAGGGCCGGAGCACTC CTGCTGAGTCCATTTCTCCAGTCTGTGCCACTGTGGGTTCAGTGACTTCTATGCATGCACCAGATGATGAGAGGAGAGGTACAATGGGCAAAACTCCCCATTACTCAGGCATTGGCCCTGTGGATGAGTCTGGAATTCCCATCGCCACTAGGACT ACTGTGGACAGGCCAAAAGACTGGTACAAGACTATGTTCAAGCAGATTCACGTGGTGCATAAACCAG AGTTTGAATATTCTGGTTCCCGTACTGCCACTCAGCCTACTATGAATGATG AGAAGCATAGTCCAACTAATAATGTCCAGGCACACCCTGCACCTAAGAGCAATACATACAGACCCATAACCAAGAGCATCTCTGATAATGGCACATGTGGATTCAGAACATCCAGCTCTTCCTCCCTGCCAACTTCATCATCAGCTCAGCCATTGTCTCAGAACCGTAATATCCACCAGAGTGGCAGTAGCACCCCAGACAT GAATCAGTGGGGTCCTCCAGATAGAAAAGTGGACACTCGCAAATACAGAGCCGAGCCCAGGAGTATCTTTGACTATGAGCCAGGGAAATCCTCTATTCTAGATCAAGAGAAAGCA AAGAGTAACTTAACACCAGAAGAGCTAGCTTTAGAGAATGAGCCCTGGTATAAGTTCTTTGCAGAGCTGGAGTTTGGACGGCCG CCTCCTAAAAAACGCCTGGACTATGATCCAGAGAGTGCGCTCCGAATCCGTAATGAG ACCTTTCTTTATCAGCCGTCTGCTGACAGAAGCTTTGAACGGCCCTCAAG TTCTGCCAGTGATAACAGGACAAGAAGGAAGTCAGAGCCCACGGCCTCCCAGTCTCGGCCTCAAAGCTCACTAAGCTCCACCCAAAGCATTGGAAAACCAATGGAGATTCATGCTGCTCACCTTCCTGAACCAACCAGGACCAGCATTACCCAGAGAAAGTCCTTAAACACCCCTTCTACTTCCTCCTTGTCCAGGTCAAAAG ATCAAGACACATCCAGAGGTTATTCCTATCCTGATGTAGGCCGACAAACTCCACAGAGCAGGAGGCCTACACCTGAAGTCAGAGAG AAACTGCCAGCCAGAGCAATATACGACTTCAAGGCACTGACAGCAAA AGAGCTTTCATTCAATAAAGGGGAGATTGTGTACATCACACGGCAGATAGATAATAACTGGTTTGAAGGAGAACACCATGGGAAAGTGGGCATCTTTCCTATCTCTTATGTGGAG AAAATCTCTCCATTAGACAGACACCAGCCTGCAAGGCCTCCTCCTCCAGCCCAGAGTACAGAGATTGGGGAAGCTGTGGCTCGCTACAACTTCAGCGCTGACACTAATGTGGAACTTTCCTTAAGAAAG GGTGAACGTGTTATAGTGCTGCGCCAAGTGGACCAGAACTGGTTCGCAGGAAAGATCCCTGGCACAAACAAACAGGGCATCTTTCCAGTGTCTTACGTGGACATCATCAAGAAATCTCCTGTGAAAAGTCCTAGCCAGCCACCAGGAGTTGCACATAGTTCCTCCAGTGACCGAATGCACAGCAGG CCATCATCTGCACGCCTCATGACCTGCTCTCCCTCATCCACTCCTCGCCAGCACACCTCACCCTCCCTCAGCTCCCAGAGGGCAGCTCATCTGCAGGCAGTGACTGGCGAGTGGCTCGCCCTCACACTCGGTCTGTCTCCCTCAGGCACTCCTGCCCCTACACCTCCCCCTTTACCCTCTAATTTTCAGCTAGATTATGAAAGGCTGGACTCCCCTGCTGCCTCTGCTTCCTTCACACCATGCACCCTCACCCCACCACTCAAAGAGGGTCACTTTGTTCCCATCAGCTCTCCGAAATCGTACATGTCTCCTGATCCCAGTCCCTCACCTCAGGCCTACCTCACCTCAGCGTCCTTTACCCCGTCCCCCATCTCCCCCACTTTTGACTCCAGCCCCAAGTGTGGCAGCGTGATAGAAGTGAACACAAGCCTCAAGCCTGGTCTGCTTGAGAAAGAGCAACATTTTTCAGATAGCTGTGGCTTTGATAAGTTGGACTCACCTAGATCTTGCTACCCAAATTATCTGGTTGTGTATGAACCTGAGGAGCAGCCCTCATCCTCAGGGTTTCCCTTATCCTCCAGAGAAACTGAGGAGGATGTGTGTGAAGAGCTTGTGTCCATCATCCAGGCCAGCCAGGCAGAGCGCCCCATTTTGGAGACAGCAGAGTTTCATAGGCAAGAGTTGACAGATGATTCAGATGATCTACCCAAACTGTTCATAGAGGAGGATCCAAGTGATGACAGCAGGGCTTATTCAGACTCCCAGTCATCAAATACCTTCACTCCAGTCCACCTGGTTTGTAGTGAGATGTCAGAACATGAG cgtCCAGCACAGGATCCTCTGGAAGGAGGTGGAGAACC GTTTCAGGCCCTGTATAATTATATGCCACGCAACGAGGATGAGCTGGAACTGAAAGAAGGAGACATCGTCGATGTGATGGAGAAGTGTGATGATGGCTGGTTTGTGG GAACGTCCAGGAGGAGCAAGTTTTTTGGAACCTTCCCTGGAAACTATGTGAAGAGGGTCTAA
- the sorbs2b gene encoding sorbin and SH3 domain-containing protein 2 isoform X16, with protein sequence MPDNPGKEFGIIAVPGPCDFKTTLEEKFFNMNTDSGGRAHKSTTLSLTLTPMKRVQSSPNLCGLAGTESPLTDSDMWWHYTAGDALRNGNMATSSLAAKGFRSVRPNLQDKKSPTPGLAPQRESSQLHPADCNPGTFSLHNYPTQCYDGPLLTTHNSFSRGAMSASSEQSSRGNQFSDSNTNDSKQPLSFSSFPRVCGPEKASIHPSPLDHLNSHAPVRQKKQHVASLSICITPRHQTEARYTQTLSLSPHTPPKRKDPLDSRTVFHPSLPPAVQQVAYPGPPLASCSPPNRPRFFTDYTCSSASDHHSLPLSHGLAYSNLDPYPPLSGCSSRAQSVSSMAMLEELRTCGIDSEGGSASPSPTHCQLSSSTDNMAIDIPTASSANGQMTVNGSVGVTTGLKSHLQRPFSPSTYPPLPSFSPSLTAMQQGRSTPAESISPVCATVGSVTSMHAPDDERRGTMGKTPHYSGIGPVDESGIPIATRTTVDRPKDWYKTMFKQIHVVHKPEFEYSGSRTATQPTMNDEKHSPTNNVQAHPAPKSNTYRPITKSISDNGTCGFRTSSSSSLPTSSSAQPLSQNRNIHQSGSSTPDMNQWGPPDRKVDTRKYRAEPRSIFDYEPGKSSILDQEKAKSNLTPEELALENEPWYKFFAELEFGRPPPKKRLDYDPESALRIRNETFLYQPSADRSFERPSSSASDNRTRRKSEPTASQSRPQSSLSSTQSIGKPMEIHAAHLPEPTRTSITQRKSLNTPSTSSLSRSKDQDTSRGYSYPDVGRQTPQSRRPTPEVREKLPARAIYDFKALTAKELSFNKGEIVYITRQIDNNWFEGEHHGKVGIFPISYVEKISPLDRHQPARPPPPAQSTEIGEAVARYNFSADTNVELSLRKGERVIVLRQVDQNWFAGKIPGTNKQGIFPVSYVDIIKKSPVKSPSQPPGVAHSSSSDRMHSRRPAQDPLEGGGEPFQALYNYMPRNEDELELKEGDIVDVMEKCDDGWFVGTSRRSKFFGTFPGNYVKRV encoded by the exons ACAACCCGGGCAAGGAATTTGGTATAATAGCAGTACCAG GACCGTGTGATTTTAAGACCACACTAGAGGAAAAGTTCTTCAACATGAATACAG ACAGCGGAGGACGAGCTCACAAGAGCACCacgctctcactcactctaacCCCCATGAAGAGAGTCCAGAGTTCCCCAAACCTATGTGGGCTTGCAG GCACAGAATCTCCACTGACAGATTCAg ATATGTGGTGGCACTACACTGCTGGAGATGCTCTAAGAAATGGCAACATGGCCACTTCCTCTTTGGCGGCTAAAGGATTCAGAAGTGTTAGGCCCAACCTGCAGGATAAGAAGTCGCCCACTCCG GGCCTCGCTCCTCAGAGAGAGAGCTCTCAGCTGCATCCTGCTGACTGTAATCCAGGAACATTTAGCCTCCATAATTATCCCACACAATGCTATGATGGCCCACtgctcacaacacacaactcATTCTCCAGGGGAGCAATGTCTGCAAGCTCAGAGCAGAGCTCCAGAGGCAACCAGTTCTCTGACTCCAACACCAATGACTCTAAACAGCCTCTCAGCTTTAGCAGTTTCCCCAGGGTATGTGGCCCTGAGAAAGCTAGCATCCATCCATCGCCCTTAGATCACCTTAACTCACACGCCCCAGTTAGGCAGAAAAAGCAACATGTAGCCTCCCTGTCCATATGCATTACACCACGGCATCAGACAGAAGCCAGATACACACAGACTCTGTCTCTCAGCCCCCACACTCCACCCAAAAGGAAGGACCCTCTGGATTCCAGAACAGTCTTTCACCCTTCACTGCCCCCTGCAGTCCAACAAGTG GCCTACCCAGGACCACCGCTGGCCTCCTGCTCGCCCCCTAACAGGCCACGCTTCTTTACCGACTACACCTGCTCTAGTGCCTCTGACCACCATTCACTTCCTCTTTCCCATGGGCTTGCCTATTCCAACTTGGATCCATATCCACCTCTGAGTGGCTGTTCTTCTCGTGCTCAGAGTGTGTCTTCCATGGCCATGCTGGAGGAGCTGAGAACGTGTGGAATAGACTCGGAGGGAGGTTCTGCGTCCCCTTCACCCACCCACTGCCAGCTGAGCAGTTCCACTGACAACATGGCGATAGACATCCCTACAGCTAGCTCTGCTAAT GGCCAAATGACTGTAAATGGAAGTGTAGGTGTGACCACAGGCCTAAAGAGTCACCTCCAAAGACCCTTCTCCCCTTCCACGTATCCTCCTCTTCCCTCTTTCAGCCCTAGTCTCACAGCCATGCAGCAGGGCCGGAGCACTC CTGCTGAGTCCATTTCTCCAGTCTGTGCCACTGTGGGTTCAGTGACTTCTATGCATGCACCAGATGATGAGAGGAGAGGTACAATGGGCAAAACTCCCCATTACTCAGGCATTGGCCCTGTGGATGAGTCTGGAATTCCCATCGCCACTAGGACT ACTGTGGACAGGCCAAAAGACTGGTACAAGACTATGTTCAAGCAGATTCACGTGGTGCATAAACCAG AGTTTGAATATTCTGGTTCCCGTACTGCCACTCAGCCTACTATGAATGATG AGAAGCATAGTCCAACTAATAATGTCCAGGCACACCCTGCACCTAAGAGCAATACATACAGACCCATAACCAAGAGCATCTCTGATAATGGCACATGTGGATTCAGAACATCCAGCTCTTCCTCCCTGCCAACTTCATCATCAGCTCAGCCATTGTCTCAGAACCGTAATATCCACCAGAGTGGCAGTAGCACCCCAGACAT GAATCAGTGGGGTCCTCCAGATAGAAAAGTGGACACTCGCAAATACAGAGCCGAGCCCAGGAGTATCTTTGACTATGAGCCAGGGAAATCCTCTATTCTAGATCAAGAGAAAGCA AAGAGTAACTTAACACCAGAAGAGCTAGCTTTAGAGAATGAGCCCTGGTATAAGTTCTTTGCAGAGCTGGAGTTTGGACGGCCG CCTCCTAAAAAACGCCTGGACTATGATCCAGAGAGTGCGCTCCGAATCCGTAATGAG ACCTTTCTTTATCAGCCGTCTGCTGACAGAAGCTTTGAACGGCCCTCAAG TTCTGCCAGTGATAACAGGACAAGAAGGAAGTCAGAGCCCACGGCCTCCCAGTCTCGGCCTCAAAGCTCACTAAGCTCCACCCAAAGCATTGGAAAACCAATGGAGATTCATGCTGCTCACCTTCCTGAACCAACCAGGACCAGCATTACCCAGAGAAAGTCCTTAAACACCCCTTCTACTTCCTCCTTGTCCAGGTCAAAAG ATCAAGACACATCCAGAGGTTATTCCTATCCTGATGTAGGCCGACAAACTCCACAGAGCAGGAGGCCTACACCTGAAGTCAGAGAG AAACTGCCAGCCAGAGCAATATACGACTTCAAGGCACTGACAGCAAA AGAGCTTTCATTCAATAAAGGGGAGATTGTGTACATCACACGGCAGATAGATAATAACTGGTTTGAAGGAGAACACCATGGGAAAGTGGGCATCTTTCCTATCTCTTATGTGGAG AAAATCTCTCCATTAGACAGACACCAGCCTGCAAGGCCTCCTCCTCCAGCCCAGAGTACAGAGATTGGGGAAGCTGTGGCTCGCTACAACTTCAGCGCTGACACTAATGTGGAACTTTCCTTAAGAAAG GGTGAACGTGTTATAGTGCTGCGCCAAGTGGACCAGAACTGGTTCGCAGGAAAGATCCCTGGCACAAACAAACAGGGCATCTTTCCAGTGTCTTACGTGGACATCATCAAGAAATCTCCTGTGAAAAGTCCTAGCCAGCCACCAGGAGTTGCACATAGTTCCTCCAGTGACCGAATGCACAGCAGG cgtCCAGCACAGGATCCTCTGGAAGGAGGTGGAGAACC GTTTCAGGCCCTGTATAATTATATGCCACGCAACGAGGATGAGCTGGAACTGAAAGAAGGAGACATCGTCGATGTGATGGAGAAGTGTGATGATGGCTGGTTTGTGG GAACGTCCAGGAGGAGCAAGTTTTTTGGAACCTTCCCTGGAAACTATGTGAAGAGGGTCTAA
- the sorbs2b gene encoding sorbin and SH3 domain-containing protein 2 isoform X14 translates to MPDNPGKEFGIIAVPGPCDFKTTLEEKFFNMNTDSGGRAHKSTTLSLTLTPMKRVQSSPNLCGLAGTESPLTDSDMWWHYTAGDALRNGNMATSSLAAKGFRSVRPNLQDKKSPTPGLAPQRESSQLHPADCNPGTFSLHNYPTQCYDGPLLTTHNSFSRGAMSASSEQSSRGNQFSDSNTNDSKQPLSFSSFPRVCGPEKASIHPSPLDHLNSHAPVRQKKQHVASLSICITPRHQTEARYTQTLSLSPHTPPKRKDPLDSRTVFHPSLPPAVQQVAYPGPPLASCSPPNRPRFFTDYTCSSASDHHSLPLSHGLAYSNLDPYPPLSGCSSRAQSVSSMAMLEELRTCGIDSEGGSASPSPTHCQLSSSTDNMAIDIPTASSANGQMTVNGSVGVTTGLKSHLQRPFSPSTYPPLPSFSPSLTAMQQGRSTPAESISPVCATVGSVTSMHAPDDERRGTMGKTPHYSGIGPVDESGIPIATRTTVDRPKDWYKTMFKQIHVVHKPEFEYSGSRTATQPTMNDEKHSPTNNVQAHPAPKSNTYRPITKSISDNGTCGFRTSSSSSLPTSSSAQPLSQNRNIHQSGSSTPDMNQWGPPDRKVDTRKYRAEPRSIFDYEPGKSSILDQEKAKSNLTPEELALENEPWYKFFAELEFGRPPPKKRLDYDPESALRIRNETFLYQPSADRSFERPSSSASDNRTRRKSEPTASQSRPQSSLSSTQSIGKPMEIHAAHLPEPTRTSITQRKSLNTPSTSSLSRSKDQDTSRGYSYPDVGRQTPQSRRPTPEVREKLPARAIYDFKALTAKELSFNKGEIVYITRQIDNNWFEGEHHGKVGIFPISYVEKISPLDRHQPARPPPPAQSTEIGEAVARYNFSADTNVELSLRKGERVIVLRQVDQNWFAGKIPGTNKQGIFPVSYVDIIKKSPVKSPSQPPGVAHSSSSDRMHSRPSSARLMTCSPSSTPRQHTSPSLSSQRAAHLQAVTGEWLALTLGLSPSGTPAPTPPPLPSNFQLDYERLDSPAASASFTPCTLTPPLKEGHFVPISSPKSYMSPDPSPSPQAYLTSASFTPSPISPTFDSSPKCGSVIEVNTSLKPGLLEKEQHFSDSCGFDKLDSPRSCYPNYLVVYEPEEQPSSSGFPLSSRETEEDVCEELVSIIQASQAERPILETAEFHRQELTDDSDDLPKLFIEEDPSDDSRAYSDSQSSNTFTPVHLRPAQDPLEGGGEPFQALYNYMPRNEDELELKEGDIVDVMEKCDDGWFVGTSRRSKFFGTFPGNYVKRV, encoded by the exons ACAACCCGGGCAAGGAATTTGGTATAATAGCAGTACCAG GACCGTGTGATTTTAAGACCACACTAGAGGAAAAGTTCTTCAACATGAATACAG ACAGCGGAGGACGAGCTCACAAGAGCACCacgctctcactcactctaacCCCCATGAAGAGAGTCCAGAGTTCCCCAAACCTATGTGGGCTTGCAG GCACAGAATCTCCACTGACAGATTCAg ATATGTGGTGGCACTACACTGCTGGAGATGCTCTAAGAAATGGCAACATGGCCACTTCCTCTTTGGCGGCTAAAGGATTCAGAAGTGTTAGGCCCAACCTGCAGGATAAGAAGTCGCCCACTCCG GGCCTCGCTCCTCAGAGAGAGAGCTCTCAGCTGCATCCTGCTGACTGTAATCCAGGAACATTTAGCCTCCATAATTATCCCACACAATGCTATGATGGCCCACtgctcacaacacacaactcATTCTCCAGGGGAGCAATGTCTGCAAGCTCAGAGCAGAGCTCCAGAGGCAACCAGTTCTCTGACTCCAACACCAATGACTCTAAACAGCCTCTCAGCTTTAGCAGTTTCCCCAGGGTATGTGGCCCTGAGAAAGCTAGCATCCATCCATCGCCCTTAGATCACCTTAACTCACACGCCCCAGTTAGGCAGAAAAAGCAACATGTAGCCTCCCTGTCCATATGCATTACACCACGGCATCAGACAGAAGCCAGATACACACAGACTCTGTCTCTCAGCCCCCACACTCCACCCAAAAGGAAGGACCCTCTGGATTCCAGAACAGTCTTTCACCCTTCACTGCCCCCTGCAGTCCAACAAGTG GCCTACCCAGGACCACCGCTGGCCTCCTGCTCGCCCCCTAACAGGCCACGCTTCTTTACCGACTACACCTGCTCTAGTGCCTCTGACCACCATTCACTTCCTCTTTCCCATGGGCTTGCCTATTCCAACTTGGATCCATATCCACCTCTGAGTGGCTGTTCTTCTCGTGCTCAGAGTGTGTCTTCCATGGCCATGCTGGAGGAGCTGAGAACGTGTGGAATAGACTCGGAGGGAGGTTCTGCGTCCCCTTCACCCACCCACTGCCAGCTGAGCAGTTCCACTGACAACATGGCGATAGACATCCCTACAGCTAGCTCTGCTAAT GGCCAAATGACTGTAAATGGAAGTGTAGGTGTGACCACAGGCCTAAAGAGTCACCTCCAAAGACCCTTCTCCCCTTCCACGTATCCTCCTCTTCCCTCTTTCAGCCCTAGTCTCACAGCCATGCAGCAGGGCCGGAGCACTC CTGCTGAGTCCATTTCTCCAGTCTGTGCCACTGTGGGTTCAGTGACTTCTATGCATGCACCAGATGATGAGAGGAGAGGTACAATGGGCAAAACTCCCCATTACTCAGGCATTGGCCCTGTGGATGAGTCTGGAATTCCCATCGCCACTAGGACT ACTGTGGACAGGCCAAAAGACTGGTACAAGACTATGTTCAAGCAGATTCACGTGGTGCATAAACCAG AGTTTGAATATTCTGGTTCCCGTACTGCCACTCAGCCTACTATGAATGATG AGAAGCATAGTCCAACTAATAATGTCCAGGCACACCCTGCACCTAAGAGCAATACATACAGACCCATAACCAAGAGCATCTCTGATAATGGCACATGTGGATTCAGAACATCCAGCTCTTCCTCCCTGCCAACTTCATCATCAGCTCAGCCATTGTCTCAGAACCGTAATATCCACCAGAGTGGCAGTAGCACCCCAGACAT GAATCAGTGGGGTCCTCCAGATAGAAAAGTGGACACTCGCAAATACAGAGCCGAGCCCAGGAGTATCTTTGACTATGAGCCAGGGAAATCCTCTATTCTAGATCAAGAGAAAGCA AAGAGTAACTTAACACCAGAAGAGCTAGCTTTAGAGAATGAGCCCTGGTATAAGTTCTTTGCAGAGCTGGAGTTTGGACGGCCG CCTCCTAAAAAACGCCTGGACTATGATCCAGAGAGTGCGCTCCGAATCCGTAATGAG ACCTTTCTTTATCAGCCGTCTGCTGACAGAAGCTTTGAACGGCCCTCAAG TTCTGCCAGTGATAACAGGACAAGAAGGAAGTCAGAGCCCACGGCCTCCCAGTCTCGGCCTCAAAGCTCACTAAGCTCCACCCAAAGCATTGGAAAACCAATGGAGATTCATGCTGCTCACCTTCCTGAACCAACCAGGACCAGCATTACCCAGAGAAAGTCCTTAAACACCCCTTCTACTTCCTCCTTGTCCAGGTCAAAAG ATCAAGACACATCCAGAGGTTATTCCTATCCTGATGTAGGCCGACAAACTCCACAGAGCAGGAGGCCTACACCTGAAGTCAGAGAG AAACTGCCAGCCAGAGCAATATACGACTTCAAGGCACTGACAGCAAA AGAGCTTTCATTCAATAAAGGGGAGATTGTGTACATCACACGGCAGATAGATAATAACTGGTTTGAAGGAGAACACCATGGGAAAGTGGGCATCTTTCCTATCTCTTATGTGGAG AAAATCTCTCCATTAGACAGACACCAGCCTGCAAGGCCTCCTCCTCCAGCCCAGAGTACAGAGATTGGGGAAGCTGTGGCTCGCTACAACTTCAGCGCTGACACTAATGTGGAACTTTCCTTAAGAAAG GGTGAACGTGTTATAGTGCTGCGCCAAGTGGACCAGAACTGGTTCGCAGGAAAGATCCCTGGCACAAACAAACAGGGCATCTTTCCAGTGTCTTACGTGGACATCATCAAGAAATCTCCTGTGAAAAGTCCTAGCCAGCCACCAGGAGTTGCACATAGTTCCTCCAGTGACCGAATGCACAGCAGG CCATCATCTGCACGCCTCATGACCTGCTCTCCCTCATCCACTCCTCGCCAGCACACCTCACCCTCCCTCAGCTCCCAGAGGGCAGCTCATCTGCAGGCAGTGACTGGCGAGTGGCTCGCCCTCACACTCGGTCTGTCTCCCTCAGGCACTCCTGCCCCTACACCTCCCCCTTTACCCTCTAATTTTCAGCTAGATTATGAAAGGCTGGACTCCCCTGCTGCCTCTGCTTCCTTCACACCATGCACCCTCACCCCACCACTCAAAGAGGGTCACTTTGTTCCCATCAGCTCTCCGAAATCGTACATGTCTCCTGATCCCAGTCCCTCACCTCAGGCCTACCTCACCTCAGCGTCCTTTACCCCGTCCCCCATCTCCCCCACTTTTGACTCCAGCCCCAAGTGTGGCAGCGTGATAGAAGTGAACACAAGCCTCAAGCCTGGTCTGCTTGAGAAAGAGCAACATTTTTCAGATAGCTGTGGCTTTGATAAGTTGGACTCACCTAGATCTTGCTACCCAAATTATCTGGTTGTGTATGAACCTGAGGAGCAGCCCTCATCCTCAGGGTTTCCCTTATCCTCCAGAGAAACTGAGGAGGATGTGTGTGAAGAGCTTGTGTCCATCATCCAGGCCAGCCAGGCAGAGCGCCCCATTTTGGAGACAGCAGAGTTTCATAGGCAAGAGTTGACAGATGATTCAGATGATCTACCCAAACTGTTCATAGAGGAGGATCCAAGTGATGACAGCAGGGCTTATTCAGACTCCCAGTCATCAAATACCTTCACTCCAGTCCACCTG cgtCCAGCACAGGATCCTCTGGAAGGAGGTGGAGAACC GTTTCAGGCCCTGTATAATTATATGCCACGCAACGAGGATGAGCTGGAACTGAAAGAAGGAGACATCGTCGATGTGATGGAGAAGTGTGATGATGGCTGGTTTGTGG GAACGTCCAGGAGGAGCAAGTTTTTTGGAACCTTCCCTGGAAACTATGTGAAGAGGGTCTAA